From the Dysgonomonadaceae bacterium PH5-43 genome, the window GAAGTTTTTAGATCGAATATGTATCTTACACAGTTCTCTTATCTGTTCTACTTCGAGCCATTTATAAATCCTTCCGAAACAAATGTTATTACATTTAATATAAAAAGAGAGAAAGAAAAACTACAGTTCAAGGTTTGGCCTGTAGTAAAACAAGAACAATCGTTTGAAACAATAAGATAATATGTTTGAGATTTTTGACGTTTACCCTTGGTTGCTTCCAATAGTTATTTTCTTTGGTCGTATATGTGATGTTACTTTAGGAACCCTTCGTATAATATTTGTATCTAAAGGTGAAAGATACATTGCTCCAATTGTAGGATTCTTTGAAGTCTTTATTTGGGTAATAATCATCTCTCAAATATTTTCAAACGCAAACAGTATAATAGCCTACTTAGCTTATGCTGGAGGATATGCTGCTGGTAATTTTGTTGGAATACTTGTAGAAAACAAAATAGCTTTTGGTTATCAGTTATTAAGAGTATATACTAAGAAAGACGCAAGCGAACTAATAAAAACATTGAATAAGAAAAACATTGGTGCTACCCTTATTAAAGGAGAAGGAGCTATATCGCAAGTGCATATTCTTGAAA encodes:
- a CDS encoding uncharacterized protein YebE (UPF0316 family) (product_source=COG4843; cath_funfam=3.30.70.141; cog=COG4843; pfam=PF10035,PF18955; superfamily=52980; transmembrane_helix_parts=Outside_1_10,TMhelix_11_33,Inside_34_39,TMhelix_40_62,Outside_63_66,TMhelix_67_89,Inside_90_190), whose product is MFEIFDVYPWLLPIVIFFGRICDVTLGTLRIIFVSKGERYIAPIVGFFEVFIWVIIISQIFSNANSIIAYLAYAGGYAAGNFVGILVENKIAFGYQLLRVYTKKDASELIKTLNKKNIGATLIKGEGAISQVHILEIVIDRKNLNDTIDTITSFDSDAFYLIEDIRTKQKGIFAVKTWNKHLSHPLLKKK